The nucleotide sequence GACGCCGCGAAGTTGGTTGCCCGAAGAACAAATTAGGGGAAGAAATTGACGGTCCAAAAATTCCACTTCCTGTTACGCCCAGCGAATCCGATCGCCGATCATTCGTTCTCTGCCCTCCGTTTTCGCACTCGTATACATTATCCTTCGATCGAGGCCTCGAAGCCATCGAATCAATCCTCTACAGGCTTTGATCGGCATCGTCGCCTTCTCTTTTTCGTGATCGGGGGAGGAGCAAGATGATCCAGTTGCTGTTCGCAGTGCTGTCGGCGGAGGTTGCGGTGGCAGTGACGCTGCTGTTCAAGACCCCTCTTCGCAAGCTCGTTGTTGTCGGCCTCGACCGCCTTAAGCGCGGCCGCGGCCCCGTCATGGTGAAGACCGTCGCCGGCACCGTCCTCGTCGTCCTCGCCTCCAGTCTTTACAGCATCGCCAAGATCAGCAGCGGCTCGGCCGAACTCGGTGCCCTCACGCCCACCGATCAGGTCCTCATGAGTCGCCACCTACTCGAAGCTTCCCTCATGGGTATCCACTCTAGAGTCTCGCCCTTGCTTGTTTCATCTAGATCTATCTTCTTCTGTGGTTAGGGTTTATTCTATTCATCATGCATTTGGAATGGCTTGGGAAGGTTGTTATGATTGCCGACGATCCGTTTGGAAATAGATATCTTTGACCTGTCAAATTGCTTTTCCCTTGGTAATTTGCATCATTATGGATCTTATATCTGATGTTTTTGTATACGGCGTTGATAACCATAAcagtaataaaaattaaaagataaCATCGGATACATGATAGATAATTCTTACAAAATATGATGTGTATATGGATAGTAGAAAATTAGAAGGTGAAGGGAGGACAGTCTGAGGGAGACAAAGAGCGAGAAGGCAAACATTAATTCAAGACAGAGGTTAGCTAGCATGGTGGACATTAGAGTAGAACATGTAGGTGATCCCTGTCATGTATGTCATCGTCAAACTGAGTGGCACTAAGAATGACAGATTCTAAAATGTCAGGGGATATGGGATTATTGGTAGCTTCACCATCACCGTGGGATTCATACTAGTCAAAAATCAAGATTGAACGGGCAGACGAAAATGTTGAAAGATTAGACACTTTAAAGGTTAGCCTAAATTGAAGTTCTTCGTCTCTTGAGAGTTTTGCGTGAAATAAATTATGGATGAACTTACTAGTCACTTATATGATAGACCTCCTTGATGTATGTTATTTGCGGATGATATTGCTTTAGCTGAAAAGAGcttaagtgaaattaattataaatatgagCTATGGAGGCAATCTTTataaactaaaggttttagattaagaaGGATTAAGATTGAATATATGAGATGCAATTTtagtaattttataaataaataggagaatatagttaagttggatggaCAAGATGTTTCTTTAAGTAAAAGCTTTAAGTATCttgaatcaattattcaacaaaataaagagaacgatgaagatattatttatagaatAAAAACAGAATAGTTGAAATAGCGAAGGGTCTCGGGAGTCTTGTATGATCATCAGATACCTTTAAgattaaaatgaaaattttataagatCGTTGTGAGACCAGTAAGGCTTTATGGATATGAGATGAACATTTTATAAGATCGTTGTGAGACCAGTAGGGCTTTATGGATATGAGTGTTAGGCAGTTAAGAAATAGGATATGCAAAAAGTTTGTATTGCTAAGATGAGAATATTGACATGGATCTGTGgagttattagaaaaaaatacaacaacaacaataacaacaataacaacaataacaaagctgtaaatcccaactatttagagttggttatatggatcttttgccgcCATTAAGATCTATAATAAGTCATATGCTTAGTTAAGTTTATggtacttaaatatttatttatagtatctattaaagtctttttaggtcttcttcTACCTCATTTCgtatcactaatattaattattttacctcttCTGATTATCGCATCCGGATGTCTTATCAGCATATGTttataccatcttaaatgattttttctcatGTTATTTTTTATCAAAGCGATATCtagttatttataaataaaaatattttttttatctttcttagtaactccACATATTCATTTCAATATTGTTATCTCGATAGtaaaatatttttgtatatgttttttcttaacTGTCCAACACTCAGTTCCATGAATCATTGTTGAtctcacaactatcttataaaattttttgtTTAATCTCAAATGTATCAAATGATCATATAAGACCGTTGACCCCTCTCGTCATCTTAATTATCCCgtttttactttatgaataatatattcattGATCTCTTCATCTTATTAagtaattgatccaagatacctaaagcaattactaggaaagatagaaaaaaaatattgttattcGTGAATAACTAGGTATCGTTTCGATAGAAGATAAGACGAAAGAAAATTGTTTAAGATGGTATAGATACATGCTTAGGAGACCTTCGGATATGGTAGTCAgaagagatgaaatgattaatgttaatggTATAAGAAGAGATAGAATAAgatctaaaaagactttaataaaaacgatgaataaagatttaagtattctGAACTTAACTAAGCATATGACTTTGTATATATCTCAATGGTGGCAAAAAATTCATGTAGTCATCCTCAAATAGTTAAGACACGCGGCGTTGTTGTTGTTATCTCTTGGGAGCCCAAATTTTGACTATTTATCGAATCAGAAAATTTATCCCATGGCTGCCAAAACTACATCTCCATTGTTGGCTGTAATTTGACTTGCTTGGTAGGAGCCCACTGATCAAGTGTGACAGCCTGAGTATTGTTGCAACTCTTTCCAAAGGTCTATCATAAGGACATAGTTATTGATAACTTATCTTttggaatttttttaattattcattTATACTTGATATTTTGTTACAATTTTAAGTTTTTAACAAGAGTTTCATAACTCTAGGCAACATACAATGATATGATTCTTCTATggttaaataataaaaagaaagaacaatGTAGATAGGAATGGTTATCATAATATTATAGATTAAAAGAAATTATAGTACTAGCTAAAGCTCTGACTTCTTGAACTTGAACACCATTCTCTTAGTAAGTTTTAGCATCCATGCCCATTGAGAGAGCACTAAAATCTTGAATTTGAAACCTCTTTGATCTTGTCAATTGCAAACGGAGCGTTGTGGGGGAGAGAATAGATAGTATAAATCCACAACAGGTTTCTTAGTCCAGCTTGAATAAAAAGAATTATCTTAAATGAATAAGTTATAGTTACCAATCGAATCACATAACATTATGTAAACTGGTTGAAAGGAATGAAGAAACATAAGGCAAAAAAGCTAGATTTCTCTCTTGACTGGAATGAAAAAGGTGTAAAATCTTTTGTCTTATTGCTGGATTTTTACTCACGACTAGTACAAGTATGCTGGTGCGTAGGAGGCATTAGTTACATTGTTTTGTTGAATAATGGATGAAGATAGTGAAGCTGTTTTTATTTCTTGGTTGATGGCAAGTAGAAGGGTGACATCTCACGTAGCAGAAATCTAAGCCAATGATAATGCTGGAAGGTGTCACGAATATCCACCATATTCTTTTGCAGAACAAGGTGGATAGACAAATATATCGTAGTTTGCATCTTAAAATTTAGTTGTCATATGCTGCCTCTTGATAATTTTAATTGAAATTATGCATTGTAAAGATATGCTCAATATATTAAGGGAAATATCAATATCCATGATTGAACAGATaccttaggtgtcaaaagaaacttTCACTGTAAAAGCAACACAATCTTACATCTCATCTAGTAAGGTGGCTATGTTGATTGATATTTGCAGCAATGTTTTTAATTTTTCTGTGGCAATATGAGACATGCATAAAGTTTAAGGCGCAATCTATTATTTCTGTGGCGAGATTTCATGTTTACCTTGTAAATGACTCTACTTTTATTTTTGCCATTGAGAAATGAAAATGCATAGGATATCCCTCTGAACTCACAAATGTATTATTAATATCAACATTTTTTCGATGTTATGTATTAATTGTCATATTTTGCCCTATATAACCCCGAAGAGATACTTAAAAGTTTTGAAGGATGtcacatatatatattcacattttGATGGGAAAAACCtgatattataatatttacaGGGTTGGTGGCTGCTATTGCCTCGAAATTTGCATAAGGTTTTGTGGGCATGACATCTGTACCCTTCTGATTGTTCTTGCTTTTTTTTGCTATAGACGTCTGTGAGATCATTTGGAATTATGCTTTCTTGACTGCTTATGATAGGCATCACACAGCTATTTACTTAAATTCATTACTTCAAGTAATGGTAGATCCGGTGGAAttgttattcttttctttttaggtATCCAACTTCTAGTCTAAACATTGTATGTAACTATGGATAATTCTGCAAACTTgcatctcatggtgatttctgaaGTACTCTGTTCTTAATTTGCCTTGTCCTCTACTTTAAATTGTGAAATCTTTATAAAACAATTGCTTGTCTGGATGCTAAGTCTCACCCACATTTTTCAGGTTATTCCCTTTTCCTTGCACTAATAATTGACCGTCTTCACCATTACGTCAGAGAATTGCGTGGGCTAAGAAAGAGCATGGAGGCTGTTCTAAAGCAAAACAGGGTTTTGGAAGAAGCAAAAACTGGGGGTTCAAGTGAGGTAAAAGCACTGGACGGAATGATTGCAAGTCTAAATGAACAGATAAAACAGTTAAAATCAGAGTCAGAAGACAGACTGCAGGAAGCAAAAGCTGCAGAAGCAAGGGCGGCAGCTCTGAAAAAGCAATCTGAAGATTTGCTTCTTGAATATGACCGTCTTTTGGAGGACAACCAGAACCTTCGGAACCAGTTGAATTCGATTGACAACCGATTGTCATTCTCTGATGCTAAGAAAATTGCATGAGACCACCAAAGAATGTTAGTGTTCCAGGGGACAACTATATCGCTCTTAGAACAGTTTTAATTCTCGTGATACTTATCCCTTGATGAGCTATTTTGGTATTTGTACTTCTTGTTGCTCTATCATATCTGTGGAGTTTATTGTGATTAATGGCACTGTCATTTGTGGTTTTATGCCTTCAAGATCTCATTCATAACACAAAACAATATATTTACACAGATATGAATCCTTTTACTTGGATACATATACCCCAAAGATGTAGTTGCACTTGCACAGATTCTTTGTGTGATTGCAAAGAATTACTCGAAGTTGCATCAGAAACTTCTCAACATACTATTTTTGCAGCAATAATATTATTGAATTTTTTTGGTGTGACCTGCTACTGCTGGTCCTCTTCCTAATGGAGCTGATAATGTTCATGGAATGCTCAGAAAGATTGTGCTAAGAGACTtctctatttatttttattacatattCTGATATCATGGGCATATATTATGTATGACACTcacacaagctagcaaattgtttCATCTCCATAGTCTGTTGTTT is from Musa acuminata AAA Group cultivar baxijiao chromosome BXJ1-6, Cavendish_Baxijiao_AAA, whole genome shotgun sequence and encodes:
- the LOC135675858 gene encoding uncharacterized protein LOC135675858, which gives rise to MIQLLFAVLSAEVAVAVTLLFKTPLRKLVVVGLDRLKRGRGPVMVKTVAGTVLVVLASSLYSIAKISSGSAELGALTPTDQVLMSRHLLEASLMGYSLFLALIIDRLHHYVRELRGLRKSMEAVLKQNRVLEEAKTGGSSEVKALDGMIASLNEQIKQLKSESEDRLQEAKAAEARAAALKKQSEDLLLEYDRLLEDNQNLRNQLNSIDNRLSFSDAKKIA